One part of the Botrytis cinerea B05.10 chromosome 8, complete sequence genome encodes these proteins:
- the Bcspb1 gene encoding Bcspb1: MGIQKKHGKGRLDKWYKLAKEKGYRARAAFKLIQLNKKYGFLEKSKVLLDLCAAPGSWCQVAAETMPVSSLIVGVDLSPIKPIPRVITFQSDITTEKCRATIRTHFKSWKADTVLHDGAPNVGTAWVQDSFNQAELALQSLKLATEFLAPGGTFVTKVFRSKDYNSLLWVFNQLFTKVEATKPPSSRNVSAEIFVVCQGFKAPKHLDPKFVDPRHVFAELSDPTPNNEAKVFNPEIKKRKRDGYEDDNMTQFKEIPASEFIQTTDPIAILGSMNRLSFVQPPNGDVALAALDKLPETTDEIRNDCADLRVLGRKEFRNLLKWRLKVREKFGFATKKGAKAEPEEVAEVEDMDEELKIQEELQAMSEKESSRKKREKRRENEKKQREIVRMQLHMTAPTDIGLEQAGPNGEGSMFGLKAIDKAGAANKIAKGKMAILKESDPRKEEGGYASEDSESDDEQDRLDRELDSMYEMYQEQKSSADAKFRAKKARKEHEDGDWEGFSAAEEQSDDDNLEEDSSDESDDEGPSKQSLLTDLERNEKKTGGLSKRATQFFDQDIFKDIGGIPEEESEEEVEEEDEEVQADLDELMKDRVIEEEEDEIMEEAPEESDSSDDENGFEVVKRREGEEQWEDEEPKKDGRLDIDIITAEAMTLAQQIASGQKSMYDLADESFNKYAFKDRDGLPDWFLDDEGKHDKPHRPISAAGAAAIKEKLRALNARPIKKVREAKDRKKFKAAQRLEKLRKKSALLADEEGMTEKEKANSIGKLMSKAAKKKPKQNVKVVVATGGNRGIAGRPRGVKGKYKIVDARLKKDVRGLKRAAKKRK; the protein is encoded by the exons ATGGGTATCCAGAAGAAGCATGGTAAAGGTCGTCTTGACAAATGGTACAAGCTTGCCAAGGAAAAGGGTTACAGAGCCAGAGCTGCTTTcaaattgattcaattgaataaaaaatatGGCTTCTTGGAGAAGAGTAAAGTTCTGTTGGATCTTTGCGCTGCTCCCGGA TCATGGTGTCAAGTCGCAGCAGAGACAATGCCAGTGAGCAGTTTGATCGTTGGTGTTGATCTTTCTCCCATTAAACCAATTCCTCGAGTTATTACTTTCCAGAGCGATATTACGACCGAGAAATGTCGCGCTACCATTCGTACACATTTCAAGTCCTGGAAGGCAGATACAGTGTTGCACGACGGAGCTCCCAACGTCGGTACTGCTTGGGTTCAGGATTCCTTCAATCAGGCCGAATTGGCTCTCCAATCTTTGAAGCTTGCAACGGAATTCCTTGCGCCAGGCGGTACCTTTGTCACAAAAGTTTTCAGATCCAAAGATTACAACAGTTTACTCTGGGTTTTCAATCAGTTGTTCACCAAGGTCGAAGCGACGAAGCCTCCCTCTTCCAGAAATGTTTCCGCGGAAATTTTCGTTGTGTGTCAAGGATTCAAGGCTCCAAAGCATCTTGATCCCAAATTCGTCGACCCTCGACATGTTTTCGCAGAACTCTCGGATCCTACACCTAATAATGAAGCCAAGGTTTTCAATccagaaatcaagaaaaggaagagagatggtTATGAGGATGACAATATGACACAATTTAAAGAAATTCCTGCCAGCGAATTTATACAAACAACCGATCCCATTGCCATTCTTGGTAGCATGAATCGACTCAGTTTTGTACAGCCACCAAATGGTGATGTGGCTCTGGCCGCACTGGATAAGCTGCCAGAGACAACCGACGAAATTCGCAACGACTGTGCAGATCTAAGGGTgcttggaagaaaagaattcaGAAACCTTTTGAAATGGCGTTTGAAAGTACGAGAAAAGTTTGGATTTGCTACTAAAAAGGGCGCAAAGGCGGAGCCAGAAGAAGTGGCCGAGGTAgaagatatggatgaagAGTTAAAGATCCAGGAGGAACTACAGGCTATGAGCGAGAAGGAGAGCTCTCGTAAAAAGCgcgagaagagaagagagaacgaaaagaagcaaagagaGATTGTTCGGATGCAGTTGCATATGACAGCACCAACAGATATTGGCTTAGAACAAGCAGGACCAAACGGTGAAGGTTCTATGTTTGGACTGAAAGCAATAGACAAGGCCGGTGCTGCAAACAAGATTGCGAAGGGAAAAATGGCGATTTTGAAAGAATCCGACCCTAGAAAGGAGGAAGGTGGGTACGCTTCGGAAGATAGCGAAAGCGACGATGAGCAAGATCGACTCGACAGGGAGCTTGACTCAATGTATGAGATGTACCAGGAACAAAAATCGAGTGCCGATGCAAAATTCCGCGCCAAGAAGGCAAGAAAGGAGCATGAAGATGGTGACTGGGAAGGATTTTCAGCAGCGGAGGAACAGAGTGACGACGACAATCTAGAAGAGGACAGTAGTGATGAATCTGATGACGAGGGGCCTTCGAAGCAGTCTTTATTGACTGATCTGGAAcgaaatgagaagaaaacaGGTGGACTCTCGAAAAGAGCAACTCAATTTTTTGACCAAGATATCTTCAAGGATATTGGAGGTATCCCCGAAGAGGAATCAGAGGAAGAGgtcgaagaggaagatgaagaagtccAAGCCGATCTTGACGAGCTTATGAAGGATAGAGTAatcgaagaggaagaagacgagatTATGGAAGAAGCGCCTGAAGAAAGTGATAGCAGcgatgatgaaaatggttTCGAAGTCGTGAAGCGCAGAGAAGGTGAAGAACAgtgggaagatgaagaaccTAAAAAGGATGGTCGATTAG ACATCGACATCATCACCGCCGAGGCTATGACCCTCGCTCAGCAAATCGCTTCCGGTCAAAAGTCAATGTACGACCTCGCCGATGAAAGTTTCAATAAATACGCGTTCAAAGACCGTGACGGTCTTCCCGACTGGTTCCTCGACGACGAAGGCAAGCACGATAAACCACATCGCCCAATCTCGGCTGCCGGTGCTGCAGCTATCAAGGAGAAGCTCCGCGCATTGAACGCTCGACCAATCAAGAAGGTCCGCGAAGCCAAAGACCGTAAGAAGTTCAAGGCAGCGCAACGACTCGAAAAGTTGAGGAAGAAGTCTGCGCTGTTAGCTGATGAAGAGGGCATGacggagaaggagaaagcaAATAGTATTGGAAAGCTGATGAGTAAAGCggcaaagaagaagccaaAGCAGAACGTGAAGGTTGTGGTTGCCACTGGTGGTAATAGAGGAATTGCGGGTAGACCAAGGGGTGTTAAGGGTAAATACAAGATTGTGGATGCTAGGCTGAAGAAGGATGTTAGGGGTCTCAAGAGAGCGGCTAAGAAGAGGAAGTGA